A genomic segment from Daphnia carinata strain CSIRO-1 chromosome 1, CSIRO_AGI_Dcar_HiC_V3, whole genome shotgun sequence encodes:
- the LOC130693691 gene encoding RAB6A-GEF complex partner protein 2-like isoform X1 — MIEVSAHLIGGPVYFAGDRISCRVTFSNVRQTAGSAQSSIATKKSEDVLGWASAQVVCVCTINPQKVLVVDSISNCNTSMTVNSTSLSPKAGERGLVIFSTKPKILVCDLTLPDDSNTDYLYQETLPSNLPPSFRGQAIKYSYKLKIGLQRVGAPVKLLNVPFRLMTWQLCGLPNCQDEQGIVVSNPFLKTSQCVNPEFDDPLETIQLLTSRRSPSVYKVTNGNGKVVNLCLFKSGYRLGEDIVGTLDFSASNVSCIQYSVSLQSQEVVPEEKRRRIGPHSKFADEIVTSYSKHHEFCIGFLQTHLSLPVPLHVTPSFDTDMVALKWRLHFEFVTAVTPLRWSGENNWEPPTSMDIETMVWDLPITIYPTTPAHVSKALYGTCDATVIL; from the exons ATGATCGAAGTCAGTGCTCATCTGATTGGAGGCCCAGTTTATTTTGCAGGAGATAGAATTTCTTGCCGGGTTACGTTTAGCAATGTACGTCAAACGGCAGGCTCTGCTCAGAGTTCTATTGCTACCAA AAAATCGGAGGATGTACTAGGTTGGGCAAGTGCGCAAGTGGTATGTGTTTGTACCATTAATCCGCAAAAGGTTTTGGTTGTGGATTCTATTTCCAACTGTAACACTTCTATGACAGTCAATAGCACATCACTGTCTCCTAAAGCTGGAGAGAGAGGCTTAGTTATCTTTTCTACCAAACCTAAAATCCTGGTTTGTGATTTAACACTACCTGATGACAGCAATACAGACT ATCTATACCAAGAAACATTACCTAGCAATCTACCTCCATCATTTCGTGGCCAAGCCATAAAGTACTCATATAAACTCAAAATTGGTTTGCAGAGAGTAGGGGCACCAGTAAAACTACTTAATGTGCCCTTTAGACTGATGACATGGCAGT tgTGTGGGTTACCCAACTGCCAGGATGAACAAGGAATTGTTGTATCAAATCCATTTTTGAAGACCAGTCAATGTGTGAACCCAGAATTTGATGACCCATTGGAAACCATTCAG TTGTTGACCTCCAGAAGAAGTCCTAGTGTTTATAAAGTCACAAATGGGAATGGGAAAGTTGTAAATTTGTGCTTGTTCAAATCTGGATATAGACTAGGAGAAGACATTGTAGGAACATTAGACTTTTCTGCTTCTAATGTTTCATGTATTCAG TATTCAGTCAGCCTACAAAGCCAAGAAGTGGTTCCTGAAGAAAAGCGCCGAAGAATTGGACCTCATTCCAAATTTGCTGACGAAATTGTGACGTCCTACTCTAAGCATCATGAATTTTG CATAGGATTTCTTCAAACCCATCTATCGCTTCCTGTACCGTTACACGTTACACCGTCTTTTGACACGGATATGGTGGCTTTAAAGTGGAGACTGCACTTTGAATTCGTAACCGCCGTGACACCTTTACGTTGGAGCGGAGAGAACAATTGGGAGCCTCCTACATCGATGGACATAGAAACAATGGTATGGGATTTACCCATTACGATATACCCAACGACGCCTGCACACGTTTCAAAGGCGTTGTATGGTACGTGTGATGCAACGGTTATATTATAG
- the LOC130693691 gene encoding RAB6A-GEF complex partner protein 2-like isoform X2 codes for MIEVSAHLIGGPVYFAGDRISCRVTFSNVRQTAGSAQSSIATKKSEDVLGWASAQVVCVCTINPQKVLVVDSISNCNTSMTVNSTSLSPKAGERGLVIFSTKPKILVCDLTLPDDSNTDYLYQETLPSNLPPSFRGQAIKYSYKLKIGLQRVGAPVKLLNVPFRLMTWQLCGLPNCQDEQGIVVSNPFLKTSQCVNPEFDDPLETIQLLTSRRSPSVYKVTNGNGKVVNLCLFKSGYRLGEDIVGTLDFSASNVSCIQYSVSLQSQEVVPEEKRRRIGPHSKFADEIVTSYSKHHEFWISSNPSIASCTVTRYTVF; via the exons ATGATCGAAGTCAGTGCTCATCTGATTGGAGGCCCAGTTTATTTTGCAGGAGATAGAATTTCTTGCCGGGTTACGTTTAGCAATGTACGTCAAACGGCAGGCTCTGCTCAGAGTTCTATTGCTACCAA AAAATCGGAGGATGTACTAGGTTGGGCAAGTGCGCAAGTGGTATGTGTTTGTACCATTAATCCGCAAAAGGTTTTGGTTGTGGATTCTATTTCCAACTGTAACACTTCTATGACAGTCAATAGCACATCACTGTCTCCTAAAGCTGGAGAGAGAGGCTTAGTTATCTTTTCTACCAAACCTAAAATCCTGGTTTGTGATTTAACACTACCTGATGACAGCAATACAGACT ATCTATACCAAGAAACATTACCTAGCAATCTACCTCCATCATTTCGTGGCCAAGCCATAAAGTACTCATATAAACTCAAAATTGGTTTGCAGAGAGTAGGGGCACCAGTAAAACTACTTAATGTGCCCTTTAGACTGATGACATGGCAGT tgTGTGGGTTACCCAACTGCCAGGATGAACAAGGAATTGTTGTATCAAATCCATTTTTGAAGACCAGTCAATGTGTGAACCCAGAATTTGATGACCCATTGGAAACCATTCAG TTGTTGACCTCCAGAAGAAGTCCTAGTGTTTATAAAGTCACAAATGGGAATGGGAAAGTTGTAAATTTGTGCTTGTTCAAATCTGGATATAGACTAGGAGAAGACATTGTAGGAACATTAGACTTTTCTGCTTCTAATGTTTCATGTATTCAG TATTCAGTCAGCCTACAAAGCCAAGAAGTGGTTCCTGAAGAAAAGCGCCGAAGAATTGGACCTCATTCCAAATTTGCTGACGAAATTGTGACGTCCTACTCTAAGCATCATGAATTTTG GATTTCTTCAAACCCATCTATCGCTTCCTGTACCGTTACACGTTACACCGTCTTTTGA
- the LOC130693771 gene encoding INO80 complex subunit C-like, whose product MAKKKKTSIISKKNEVSSTTTVRTETFLSKKTEAASPLLTCVDGTLDEACLDEMKNVPFKNTSYEAKKTTKRKIWKGLKQILSQERSMECTSDAVFYSSIDAPPSFKPAKKYSDLSGLLGNYTDPHTHLRYAEAEEYQTIQTLPSDIVSGYLTLRKALNPVG is encoded by the exons atggcaaagaaaaagaaaacaagt atAATCAGCAAGAAAAACGAAGTTAGCAGTACCACAACAGTTCGCACAGAAActtttctttcgaaaaaaacagaagctgCTAGTCCTTTGTTAACCTGTGTTGATGGTACACTGGATGAAGCTTGTCttgatgaaatgaaaaatgtaccATTTAAAAACACCTCTTACGAG GCAAAGAAAACTACTAAAAGGAAAATCTGGAAAGGGCTAAAGCAAATACTATCCCAAGAAAGGTCAATGGAGTGTACGTCAGATGCAGTATTTT ACAGTAGTATTGATGCACCACCATCTTTTAAACCGGCAAAGAAATATTCAGATTTGTCTGGATTATTG GGAAACTACACAGATCCTCATACTCATTTAAGATATGCTGAAGCTGAAGAGTATCAAACAATTCAAACTCTCCCAAGTGATATTGTTTCTGGTTATCTGACACTGAGAAAAGCCCTAAATCCTGTAGGATGA